In Flavobacterium sp. WV_118_3, one DNA window encodes the following:
- a CDS encoding fumarate reductase/succinate dehydrogenase flavoprotein subunit, which yields MALDSKIPQGPISTKWTDYKDHINLVNPANKRNIDVIIVGTGLAGGSAAATLAELGYNVKAFCFQDSPRRAHSIAAQGGINAAKNYQGDGDSTFRLFYDTVKGGDYRAREANVHRLAEVSANIIDQCVAQGVPLAREYGGLLDNRSFGGTLVSRTFYAKGQTGQQLLLGAYSAMNRQIGRGKIQMYNRHEMLDLVIVDGKARGIIARNLVTGEIERHSAHAVVIASGGYGNVFFLSTNAMGSNVTAAWKIHKKGAYFANPCYTQIHPTCIPVSGDHQSKLTLMSESLRNDGRIWVPKKLEDAQAIREGRLKPTDLAEEDRDYYLERRYPSFGNLVPRDVASRAAKERCDAGFGVNKTGEAVYLDFASAIQRYGKEQAKIKHLNPEDAALVKKLGTEVVANKYGNLFQMYEKIVDDNPYETPMMIYPAVHYTMGGIWVDYNLMTTIEGCYAIGEANFSDHGANRLGASALMQGLADGYFVLPYTIGDYLSKDIRTGKISTDLPEFIEAEKNVRELIEKLSKNNGTHSVDYFHRKLGKVMWDKVGMARNAQGLSEAMEEIKAIREEFYRDVRVPGDVNGFNQELEKALRVADFLELGELFAKDALHRNESCGGHFREEYQTEEGEAQRDDINFAYVAAWEYKGDPREAVLHKEELKFENVKLVQRSYK from the coding sequence ATGGCATTAGATTCTAAAATACCTCAAGGTCCTATTTCGACGAAATGGACAGACTATAAAGATCATATAAACTTAGTGAACCCGGCCAACAAACGTAACATCGATGTAATTATCGTTGGAACCGGATTGGCAGGTGGTTCGGCTGCAGCAACTTTAGCAGAATTAGGATATAACGTAAAAGCATTTTGTTTTCAGGATTCTCCACGTCGTGCGCACTCGATTGCGGCACAGGGGGGTATCAATGCGGCAAAAAACTATCAGGGAGATGGTGACTCAACTTTCCGTTTATTTTATGATACGGTAAAAGGAGGCGATTACCGCGCCCGTGAAGCAAACGTACACCGTTTGGCGGAAGTTTCGGCTAATATTATTGACCAGTGTGTGGCTCAGGGTGTGCCTTTGGCTCGTGAATATGGCGGATTATTGGATAACCGTTCTTTCGGGGGAACTTTGGTATCGAGAACGTTCTATGCAAAAGGACAAACAGGACAACAGTTATTATTGGGGGCTTATTCTGCGATGAACCGTCAGATCGGACGTGGAAAAATCCAAATGTATAACCGCCACGAAATGTTGGATCTTGTAATCGTTGATGGAAAAGCAAGAGGAATCATTGCCCGTAACCTGGTTACCGGAGAAATCGAAAGACATTCGGCTCACGCTGTAGTGATTGCTTCCGGAGGTTATGGAAACGTATTCTTCCTTTCCACAAATGCGATGGGAAGTAACGTAACGGCAGCCTGGAAAATCCACAAAAAAGGAGCGTATTTCGCAAACCCTTGTTATACGCAAATTCACCCAACCTGTATTCCGGTTTCGGGTGATCACCAGTCAAAATTAACATTGATGTCCGAGTCATTGCGTAATGATGGTCGTATCTGGGTACCTAAAAAATTAGAAGATGCACAGGCAATCCGCGAAGGTCGTTTAAAACCGACGGATCTTGCTGAAGAAGATAGAGATTACTATTTGGAAAGACGTTATCCATCTTTTGGTAACCTTGTACCACGTGACGTAGCATCGCGTGCGGCAAAAGAAAGATGTGATGCCGGTTTCGGAGTAAACAAAACAGGAGAAGCGGTTTATCTTGATTTCGCCTCTGCGATCCAGCGTTATGGAAAAGAGCAGGCAAAAATCAAACACTTAAATCCAGAGGATGCGGCTCTTGTTAAAAAATTAGGAACAGAAGTAGTAGCCAATAAATATGGTAACTTGTTCCAGATGTATGAGAAAATCGTTGACGATAATCCATACGAAACACCAATGATGATCTATCCTGCGGTTCACTATACTATGGGTGGAATCTGGGTAGATTATAACCTGATGACGACTATCGAAGGTTGTTATGCTATTGGTGAAGCCAACTTCTCTGATCACGGAGCGAACCGATTGGGAGCGTCTGCTTTGATGCAGGGTCTTGCCGACGGATATTTCGTATTACCGTACACTATCGGAGATTATCTGTCTAAAGATATCCGTACCGGAAAAATCTCAACCGATTTACCGGAGTTTATCGAGGCAGAGAAAAACGTTAGAGAACTGATTGAAAAATTAAGTAAAAATAACGGAACACATTCCGTAGACTACTTCCATAGAAAACTTGGAAAAGTAATGTGGGATAAAGTAGGAATGGCGCGTAACGCTCAAGGATTATCAGAAGCGATGGAAGAAATCAAAGCTATCCGTGAAGAATTCTACAGAGACGTTCGTGTACCAGGTGATGTTAACGGATTCAACCAGGAACTGGAAAAAGCATTACGTGTAGCCGATTTCCTTGAATTAGGAGAATTATTCGCGAAAGATGCTTTACATCGAAACGAATCATGTGGTGGACACTTCAGAGAAGAATATCAAACCGAAGAAGGAGAAGCACAACGTGATGACATTAACTTTGCATACGTAGCTGCCTGGGAATACAAAGGAGATCCAAGAGAAGCCGTATTACACAAAGAAGAGCTGAAATTCGAAAATGTGAAACTGGTACAAAGAAGTTACAAATAA
- a CDS encoding aminopeptidase P family protein → MKYHQIDRNLFIKNRKKFTAAMKPNSIAIFNSNDIYPVSADSTLPFAQHRDIFYLSGVDQEESILVLFPDAPYEHQKEMLFLRETNEHIAVWEGEKLTKERALEVSGIKTVYWLQDFKKVLYELMTYADTIYINTNEHYRASVETETREARFIKWWKETYPAHKVEKSNPILQRIRSVKESEELDLIQQACNITEKGFRRILSFVKPGVMEYEVEAEFAHEFLRNRSKGFAYTPIIASGNNANVLHYIENNQQCNDGDLLLLDVGAEYANYSSDMTRTIPVSGRFTKRQREVYDAVLRVKNKAAKMLVPGNFWKQYHVEVGKIMTSELLGLGLLDKADVQNENPEWPAYKKYFMHGTSHHMGLDTHDYGLLYEPMQANMVFTIEPGIYIPAEGFGIRIEDDVVIQANGEPFNLMRNIPIEADEIESLMHS, encoded by the coding sequence ATGAAATACCATCAGATTGACCGAAACCTTTTTATCAAAAACCGCAAGAAATTCACTGCGGCTATGAAACCAAACAGCATTGCCATTTTTAACTCCAACGATATCTATCCGGTTAGTGCCGACAGTACGCTTCCGTTTGCTCAGCACCGCGATATTTTCTATCTGTCGGGCGTAGATCAGGAAGAAAGTATTTTAGTGCTTTTCCCGGATGCTCCGTACGAACATCAGAAAGAAATGCTTTTCCTTAGAGAAACCAACGAACACATCGCTGTTTGGGAAGGTGAAAAACTTACCAAAGAACGCGCTTTAGAAGTGTCGGGTATCAAAACGGTGTATTGGTTACAGGATTTCAAAAAAGTGTTATACGAACTGATGACCTATGCCGATACGATATACATCAACACCAACGAACACTACCGCGCTTCTGTAGAAACGGAAACACGTGAGGCTCGTTTTATCAAATGGTGGAAAGAAACGTATCCGGCACATAAAGTAGAAAAGAGCAATCCTATTTTACAGCGCATTCGTTCGGTAAAAGAAAGCGAAGAACTGGATCTGATTCAACAGGCATGTAATATTACCGAAAAAGGATTCCGTCGTATTTTATCGTTTGTTAAACCAGGCGTTATGGAATATGAAGTGGAAGCCGAATTTGCACATGAGTTTTTACGAAACCGTTCCAAAGGTTTTGCCTATACACCAATTATCGCTTCGGGTAACAACGCGAACGTTTTACACTATATCGAAAACAACCAACAATGTAACGACGGTGATTTATTGTTATTGGACGTAGGTGCCGAATATGCCAACTATTCCAGCGATATGACCCGTACGATTCCGGTTTCGGGACGTTTCACCAAAAGACAACGCGAGGTTTATGACGCTGTATTACGCGTTAAAAACAAAGCTGCCAAAATGTTGGTTCCGGGTAATTTCTGGAAACAATACCATGTGGAAGTTGGCAAAATTATGACGTCTGAGTTATTGGGATTAGGTTTGCTTGACAAAGCGGATGTTCAAAACGAAAATCCGGAATGGCCGGCATATAAAAAATATTTTATGCACGGTACTTCACACCATATGGGATTAGATACACACGATTACGGTTTACTATACGAACCGATGCAGGCAAACATGGTTTTCACTATCGAACCAGGAATTTATATTCCGGCCGAAGGATTTGGAATCCGTATTGAAGACGATGTGGTGATCCAGGCTAATGGAGAACCATTTAATCTGATGCGCAATATTCCTATCGAGGCGGATGAAATCGAAAGCCTGATGCATTCGTAA
- a CDS encoding succinate dehydrogenase cytochrome b subunit: MAKSALLKSSIGKKYWMALTGLFLCLFLVGHLAGNLQLLFGTQLQFNEYALFMTTNPAVKILSYVTYISILFHAIDGILLTIQNKKARPIGYAKNNAGANSAWASRNMAVLGTLILIFIATHMVNFWAKMHFTTMPLQKITVEAQPGATQDFYLTSGWGQDKFIPVQSVDGENIVIDGRDFYYTKPLKVKFAEGYKDLHTITIEFFKDPKWGLAFTIFYVFSMAVLAFHLLHGFNSAFQSLGANNPKYTPAIKVFGKGFAIIVPLLFAIIPLYIHFFK; the protein is encoded by the coding sequence ATGGCGAAATCTGCACTTTTAAAGTCATCTATTGGAAAGAAATACTGGATGGCTCTTACGGGTTTATTTTTATGCTTGTTTTTGGTGGGACACTTAGCAGGTAATCTACAGTTATTGTTCGGTACACAATTGCAGTTCAACGAATATGCATTGTTTATGACAACCAATCCAGCGGTAAAAATTCTATCTTATGTTACCTACATTTCGATCCTTTTCCACGCGATCGACGGTATTCTTCTAACTATTCAAAACAAAAAAGCGAGGCCTATTGGTTATGCGAAGAACAATGCTGGAGCAAACAGTGCCTGGGCATCTAGGAATATGGCTGTTTTAGGGACATTGATTTTGATTTTCATTGCAACGCACATGGTGAACTTCTGGGCAAAAATGCACTTTACAACGATGCCGTTACAAAAAATTACGGTTGAAGCACAACCGGGAGCGACTCAGGATTTTTACCTGACTTCAGGATGGGGACAGGATAAATTTATTCCGGTACAAAGTGTTGATGGTGAAAATATCGTTATTGACGGACGTGATTTCTACTACACAAAACCACTTAAAGTGAAATTTGCAGAAGGATATAAAGATTTGCATACGATTACAATTGAATTCTTTAAAGATCCGAAATGGGGATTGGCATTCACAATTTTCTACGTGTTTTCGATGGCGGTATTAGCGTTCCACTTACTACACGGGTTTAACAGTGCATTTCAGTCGTTAGGAGCGAACAATCCTAAATACACCCCGGCGATCAAAGTTTTCGGAAAAGGATTTGCAATTATTGTACCGTTATTATTTGCTATTATTCCTTTATATATTCACTTCTTTAAATAA
- a CDS encoding alpha/beta hydrolase, protein MKFTLFKNARIAYTDTGKGTALVFLHGFLENAGMWDFYTAEFSKKYRVITIDLLGHGQSESIGYIHSMEDMADAVQTVLSELRIRKAVFIGHSMGGYVALAFAELYPDHVKGMVLLNSTSRADSDERKRNRDRAIVAVKQSYTNFIKMSIANLFSEDNRDRLTDAIETAKTEALKTPLQGIIAALEGMKTRNDREVILHFAPYPIMLILGKKDPVLNYQDSLEQIENTNVKLVTFNDGHMSHLENRDELVNALRDFFKTV, encoded by the coding sequence TTGAAGTTTACCCTTTTTAAAAACGCCAGGATTGCCTATACGGATACCGGAAAAGGAACCGCATTGGTTTTTTTGCACGGTTTCCTTGAAAATGCCGGAATGTGGGATTTTTATACGGCTGAATTTTCTAAAAAATACCGCGTTATTACCATTGATCTTTTAGGGCATGGACAATCGGAATCGATTGGCTATATTCATAGTATGGAAGATATGGCTGATGCCGTTCAGACGGTTTTAAGCGAACTCCGGATTCGGAAGGCCGTTTTTATCGGGCATTCGATGGGTGGCTATGTGGCGCTGGCTTTTGCCGAACTATATCCGGATCACGTAAAAGGAATGGTACTTTTAAATTCGACTTCCAGAGCCGACAGTGACGAACGAAAACGCAACCGCGACCGGGCTATCGTTGCCGTTAAGCAGAGTTATACGAATTTTATTAAAATGTCGATCGCCAATCTTTTTAGCGAAGACAACCGCGACCGATTGACTGATGCAATCGAAACCGCCAAAACGGAAGCTTTAAAAACACCGTTACAAGGGATTATTGCCGCACTCGAAGGCATGAAAACCCGTAACGACCGGGAAGTGATTTTGCATTTTGCACCCTATCCGATTATGCTGATTCTCGGTAAAAAAGATCCGGTTTTAAATTATCAGGATAGTCTGGAGCAAATCGAAAATACCAACGTAAAACTGGTGACGTTTAACGACGGTCATATGAGTCATCTGGAAAATCGGGACGAACTGGTAAACGCGTTACGCGATTTTTTTAAAACCGTTTAA
- a CDS encoding ChaN family lipoprotein, which produces MKKIRSLFIFLFFVTILQAQDKMPYQLFDKKGKKSTYSKLLKAAEKNDVVLFGEHHDNSVVHWLQLELTKDLGEKKDVVLGAEMIEADNQKQLDQYLRGEIDQKAFDTLARLWNNHKTDYKPLVDYAKENHKHFVATNVPRRYASMVFKKGLESLEALTPEEKTWIAPLPIAYDAQLPGYVKMIEMMGGHGGDKLPKAQAIKDATMAYFIQKNQKPESIFIHYNGTYHSDNFEGIYWYLKKANPESKIITIATVTQKNISLLEVEHYNKADYILVVDEDVTKTY; this is translated from the coding sequence ATGAAAAAAATACGATCCCTCTTTATCTTCCTGTTTTTTGTGACAATTTTGCAGGCGCAGGACAAAATGCCGTATCAGTTATTTGATAAAAAAGGAAAAAAGTCAACCTATAGCAAACTGCTAAAAGCAGCTGAAAAAAACGATGTAGTTTTATTTGGTGAGCATCATGATAATTCGGTGGTACACTGGTTACAGCTGGAACTGACAAAAGATCTGGGTGAAAAAAAAGACGTGGTATTAGGTGCCGAAATGATCGAAGCCGACAACCAAAAACAATTGGATCAGTACTTGCGTGGTGAAATTGATCAAAAAGCATTTGATACACTGGCAAGACTTTGGAACAATCATAAAACCGATTACAAGCCATTGGTAGACTATGCGAAGGAAAATCACAAACATTTTGTAGCTACCAATGTGCCGCGCCGTTATGCCAGTATGGTTTTTAAAAAAGGACTTGAGTCTTTGGAAGCATTGACACCGGAAGAGAAAACCTGGATCGCACCATTGCCGATAGCCTATGATGCGCAATTACCGGGTTATGTAAAGATGATCGAAATGATGGGGGGTCATGGTGGTGATAAGTTGCCAAAAGCACAGGCGATTAAAGATGCTACGATGGCCTATTTTATCCAAAAAAATCAAAAACCGGAATCGATATTTATCCATTATAACGGAACCTATCATAGCGATAATTTCGAAGGAATCTATTGGTATTTAAAGAAAGCTAATCCGGAAAGTAAGATAATTACCATTGCTACGGTTACGCAAAAAAATATTTCACTATTAGAGGTGGAACACTACAATAAAGCCGACTATATTCTCGTTGTAGATGAAGATGTAACCAAGACCTATTGA